Proteins encoded by one window of Cottoperca gobio unplaced genomic scaffold, fCotGob3.1 fCotGob3_348arrow_ctg1, whole genome shotgun sequence:
- the LOC115005707 gene encoding granulocyte colony-stimulating factor-like isoform X2, with amino-acid sequence MNPAIVYALLHCFLFADLIHSAPISSPSDLLAALREGALREAAERVKALVEKILRDVPAVHAATVTAEGLTLDPSTSTTNLQMMVASLGIPPAPVLKPPSEHFSLDVCVSRMSAGSQLYQGMLGVLSDRLSGLSDLRADLRDLHTHIHKMKEAAQLGAGEADQNQSLELASRLHGHYEVQVAAHLVLTQLRSFCHDLIRSLRAVATYKPPAAH; translated from the exons ATGAACCCTGCGATCG TTTACGCGCTGCTGCACTGCTTCCTGTTTGCAGATTTAATCCACTCAGCTCCCATCAGCTCGCCGTCCGACCTGCTGGCGGCGCTCAGAGAAGGGGCGCTCAGAGAGGCGGCGGAGCGAGTGAAGGCGCTAGTGGAGAAAATCCTGAGAGACGTCCCCGCCGTGCACGCTGCCACAGTCACAGCCGAG GGTTTGACCCTTGACCCCTCGACCTCGACAACAAACCTGCAGATGATGGTGGCATCACTGGGGATCCCCCCCGCCCCTGTCCTCAAACCGCCGTCCGAACACTTCTCTCTG gacgtCTGTGTGAGCCGCATGTCAGCGGGTAGTCAGCTGTACCAGGGCATGCTGGGAGTTTTATCTGACAGGCTGAGCGGGCTGAGCGACCTGCGAGCCGACCTCCGAGACCTGCACACGCACATCCACaag ATGAAGGAGGCGGCTCAGCTCGGCGCCGGCGAGGCAGATCAGAACCAGAGTCTGGAACTGGCCTCCCGTCTCCACGGCCACTACGAGGTGCAGGTGGCGGCACACCTGGTGCTGACGCAGCTCCGCTCCTTCTGTCACGACCTGATCCGCAGCCTGAGAGCTGTCGCCACCTACAAGCCGCCAGCTGCACACTAA
- the LOC115005707 gene encoding granulocyte colony-stimulating factor-like isoform X3, producing the protein MNPAIDLIHSAPISSPSDLLAALREGALREAAERVKALVEKILRDVPAVHAATVTAEGLTLDPSTSTTNLQMMVASLGIPPAPVLKPPSEHFSLDVCVSRMSAGSQLYQGMLGVLSDRLSGLSDLRADLRDLHTHIHKMKEAAQLGAGEADQNQSLELASRLHGHYEVQVAAHLVLTQLRSFCHDLIRSLRAVATYKPPAAH; encoded by the exons ATGAACCCTGCGATCG ATTTAATCCACTCAGCTCCCATCAGCTCGCCGTCCGACCTGCTGGCGGCGCTCAGAGAAGGGGCGCTCAGAGAGGCGGCGGAGCGAGTGAAGGCGCTAGTGGAGAAAATCCTGAGAGACGTCCCCGCCGTGCACGCTGCCACAGTCACAGCCGAG GGTTTGACCCTTGACCCCTCGACCTCGACAACAAACCTGCAGATGATGGTGGCATCACTGGGGATCCCCCCCGCCCCTGTCCTCAAACCGCCGTCCGAACACTTCTCTCTG gacgtCTGTGTGAGCCGCATGTCAGCGGGTAGTCAGCTGTACCAGGGCATGCTGGGAGTTTTATCTGACAGGCTGAGCGGGCTGAGCGACCTGCGAGCCGACCTCCGAGACCTGCACACGCACATCCACaag ATGAAGGAGGCGGCTCAGCTCGGCGCCGGCGAGGCAGATCAGAACCAGAGTCTGGAACTGGCCTCCCGTCTCCACGGCCACTACGAGGTGCAGGTGGCGGCACACCTGGTGCTGACGCAGCTCCGCTCCTTCTGTCACGACCTGATCCGCAGCCTGAGAGCTGTCGCCACCTACAAGCCGCCAGCTGCACACTAA
- the LOC115005707 gene encoding granulocyte colony-stimulating factor-like isoform X1 — protein sequence MIIQINYNDNNHNNNNNNNNVSPAVYALLHCFLFADLIHSAPISSPSDLLAALREGALREAAERVKALVEKILRDVPAVHAATVTAEGLTLDPSTSTTNLQMMVASLGIPPAPVLKPPSEHFSLDVCVSRMSAGSQLYQGMLGVLSDRLSGLSDLRADLRDLHTHIHKMKEAAQLGAGEADQNQSLELASRLHGHYEVQVAAHLVLTQLRSFCHDLIRSLRAVATYKPPAAH from the exons atgataatacaaATTAACTATAACGACAACaaccataataataacaataataataataatgtttctcCTGCAGTTTACGCGCTGCTGCACTGCTTCCTGTTTGCAGATTTAATCCACTCAGCTCCCATCAGCTCGCCGTCCGACCTGCTGGCGGCGCTCAGAGAAGGGGCGCTCAGAGAGGCGGCGGAGCGAGTGAAGGCGCTAGTGGAGAAAATCCTGAGAGACGTCCCCGCCGTGCACGCTGCCACAGTCACAGCCGAG GGTTTGACCCTTGACCCCTCGACCTCGACAACAAACCTGCAGATGATGGTGGCATCACTGGGGATCCCCCCCGCCCCTGTCCTCAAACCGCCGTCCGAACACTTCTCTCTG gacgtCTGTGTGAGCCGCATGTCAGCGGGTAGTCAGCTGTACCAGGGCATGCTGGGAGTTTTATCTGACAGGCTGAGCGGGCTGAGCGACCTGCGAGCCGACCTCCGAGACCTGCACACGCACATCCACaag ATGAAGGAGGCGGCTCAGCTCGGCGCCGGCGAGGCAGATCAGAACCAGAGTCTGGAACTGGCCTCCCGTCTCCACGGCCACTACGAGGTGCAGGTGGCGGCACACCTGGTGCTGACGCAGCTCCGCTCCTTCTGTCACGACCTGATCCGCAGCCTGAGAGCTGTCGCCACCTACAAGCCGCCAGCTGCACACTAA
- the LOC115005708 gene encoding LOW QUALITY PROTEIN: 26S proteasome non-ATPase regulatory subunit 3-like (The sequence of the model RefSeq protein was modified relative to this genomic sequence to represent the inferred CDS: substituted 1 base at 1 genomic stop codon), translating to MNNGSDIKEHVKQIEKAGCRVRSRGSCSGSPCVADRPAAASTPTCCHKAIFGFFTNNTTTRDFLLGLPEEPMEMADGDVQFSSEEGXAATAPLLPEVEAYLQLLLVVHLTNNKRYTEAQKVSDDLLQKIGSKNRRALDLVAAKCYYYHARVYEFLKQFDSMRSFLHTRLRTATLRHDADGQAVLLNLLLRNYLHFNLYDQAEKLVSKSVFPELANNNEWARYLYYTGRIKAIQLEYTEARRTLTNALRKAPQHTAVGFKQTVHKLLIVVELLLGEIPDRLQFRQPSLKRSLMPYFLLTQAVRMGNLAKFNQVLEEFGEKFQTDGTYTLIIRLRHNVIKTGVRMISLSYSRISLADIAQKLQLDSPEDAEFIVAKAIRDGVIEASINHEKGFVQSKETMDIYGTREPQLAFHQRISFCLDIHNMSVKAMRFPPKAYNKDLESAEERREREQQDLEFAKEMAEDDDDSFP from the exons ATGAACAATGGAAGTG ACATTAAGGAGCATGTGAAGCAGATAGAGAAGGCGGGGTGTCGGGTAAGGAGCCGCGGTTCGTGCTCGGGCTCTCCGTGCGTTGCCGATCGACCAGCCGCCGCCTCAACACCAACGTGCTGCCATAAAGCCATCTTCGGCTTCTTCACCAACAACACGACCACCAGAGACTTCCTGCTGGGCCTTCCGGAGGAG ccgATGGAGATGGCGGACGGAGACGTCCAGTTTTCGTCCGAGGAAGGGTAAGCAGCGACGGCTCCTCTGCTGCCAGAGGTGGAGGCTTAcctacagctgctgctggtggttcACCTGACCAACAACAAGAGATACACCGAG GCTCAGAAGGTGTCCGACGACCTGCTGCAGAAGATCGGCTCTAAGAACCGCAGAGCTCTAGATCTGGTGGCTGCTAAGTGTTACTATTACCACGCCAGAGTGTACGAGTTCCTCAAGCAGTTTGACTCCATgcgcag TTTCCTCCACACTCGCCTGCGTACGGCGACGCTGCGTCACGACGCTGACGGGCAGGCGGTCCTCCTGAACCTGCTGCTGAGGAACTACCTGCACTTCAACCTATACGACCAGGCCGAGAAACTCGTGTCCAAATCTGTGTTTCCTGAACTCGCCAACAACAACGAGTGGGCCCGATACCTGTACTACACAG GCCGTATCAAGGCGATCCAGCTGGAGTACACTGAGGCTCGCAGGACTCTAACCAACGCTCTGAGGAAAGCTCCCCAACACACAGCTGTGGGCTTCAAACAGAcg GTGCACAAGCTGCTGATCGTGGTGGAGCTGTTGTTGGGGGAGATTCCAGACAGACTTCAGTTCAGACAGCCGTCACTGAAGAGGTCACTGATGCCGTACTTCCTGCTGACTCAGG cggtGAGGATGGGTAACCTGGCTAAGTTTAACCAGGTGTTGGAGGAGTTTGGGGAGAAGTTTCAGACAGACGGGACGTACACGCTCATCATCCGCCTGAGACACAACGTCATCAAGACCG gtgtgcGTATGATCAGCCTGTCGTACTCTCGTATCTCTCTGGCCGACATCGCTCAGAAGTTGCAGCTGGACAGTCCGGAGGACGCAGAGTTCATCGTCGCCAAG GCGATCCGTGACGGAGTGATCGAAGCGAGCATCAACCACGAGAAGGGCTTTGTCCAATCAAAAGAGACGATGGACATTTACGGGACGAGAGAGCCTCAGCTGGCTTTCCACCAGAGAATCTCCTTCTGCCTGgacatacacaacatgtctgtgaag gccaTGAGGTTCCCTCCTAAAGCTTACAACAAGGACCTGGAGTCAGcagag gAGCGTCGGGAGCGTGAGCAGCAGGATTTGGAGTTCGCCAAAGAAATGGCCGAAGATGACGACGACAGCTTCCCATGA